The Gambusia affinis linkage group LG11, SWU_Gaff_1.0, whole genome shotgun sequence genome contains a region encoding:
- the hspd1 gene encoding 60 kDa heat shock protein, mitochondrial gives MFRLPTIMKQVRPVCRALAPHLTRAYAKEVKFGADARALMLQGVDLLADAVAVTMGPKGRTVIIEQSWGSPKVTKDGVTVAKSIDLKDKYKNIGAKLVQDVANNTNEEAGDGTTTATVLARAIAKEGFDNISKGANPVEIRRGVMLAVETVINELKKLSKPVTTPEEIAQVATISANGDVEIGNIISNAMKRVGRKGVITVKDGKTLQDELEIIEGMKFDRGYISPYFINTAKGQKCEFQDAYLLLSEKKISSVQSIVPALEIANQHRKPLVIVAEDVDGEALSTLVLNRLKVGLQVVAVKAPGFGDNRKNQLKDMAIATGGTVFGDEALSLALEDIQAHDFGRVGEVQITKDDTLLLKGGGSPADIEKRAAEIAEQLENTTSDYEKEKLNERLAKLSDGVAVLKVGGTSDVEVNEKKDRVTDALNATRAAVEEGIVLGGGCALLRCIPALEALKTANSDQKIGVDIIRRALRIPAMTIAKNAGVEGSLVVEKILQGAPEMGYDAMQGEYVNMVEKGIIDPTKVVRTALMDAAGVASLLSTAEAVVTEIPKEEKEMPAGMGGMGGMGGMGGGMGF, from the exons atgtttcgTCTACCTACCATCATGAAACAGGTGAGGCCTGTGTGCCGGGCCCTGGCTCCTCACCTCACACGAGCATACGCCAAGGAGGTGAAGTTTGGGGCGGACGCGCGCGCCCTGATGCTGCAGGGGGTGGACCTGCTGGCTGACGCTGTGGCCGTCACCATGGGGCCAAAG GGTCGCACTGTCATCATCGAGCAGAGTTGGGGCAGTCCAAAGGTCACCAAGGATGGCGTGACGGTGGCCAAAAGCATCGACCTGAAGGACAAGTACAAGAACATCGGGGCCAAGCTGGTGCAAGATGTGGCCAACAACACCAACGAGGAGGCCGGCGACGGCACCACCACGGCCACGGTGCTGGCGCGGGCCATCGCCAAGGAGGGCTTCGACAACATCAGCAAGGGCGCCAACCCCGTGGAGATCCGGCGTGGGGTCATGTTGGCCGTGGAGACGGTCATCAACGAGCTGAAGAAGCTCTCGAAGCCTGTTACAACCCCAGAGGAGATTGCACAG GTCGCTACCATCTCAGCCAACGGAGACGTGGAAATCGGTAACATCATTTCCAATGCCATGAAGAGAGTTGGACGCAAGGGAGTCATCACAGTAAAG GATGGGAAGACTTTGCAGGACGAGCTGGAGATCATTGAGGGAATGAAGTTTGACCGTGGTTACATCTCTCCTTACTTCATCAACACCGCTAAAG GTCAGAAGTGTGAGTTCCAGGACGCCTACCTGCTGCTCAGTGAGAAGAAGATCTCCAGCGTCCAGAGCATCGTACCGGCTCTGGAAATCGCCAACCAGCACCGCAAACCTCTGGTGATCGTAGCCGAGGATGTGGACGGAGAAGCCCTGAGCACCCTGGTTCTCAACAG GCTGAAGGTCGGTCTTCAGGTGGTCGCTGTCAAAGCTCCTGGTTTCGGAGACAACAGGAAGAACCAGCTGAAGGACATGGCCATCGCCACCGGCGGCACG GTGTTTGGTGATGAAGCTCTGAGTCTGGCTCTGGAGGACATCCAGGCTCACGACTTTGGCAGAGTGGGGGAGGTGCAGATCACCAAAGACGACACCCTGCTGCTGAAGGGCGGAGGCAGCCCCGCCGACATCGAGAAGCGAGCGGCAGAGATCGCCGAGCAGCTGGAGAACACCACCAGCGACTACGAGAAGGAGAAGCTCAATGAGAGGCTGGCCAAGCTGTCTGACGGGGTGGCTGTTCTCAAG GTGGGGGGAACCAGCGACGTTGAAGTGAACGAGAAGAAGGACCGCGTGACGGATGCCCTGAATGCCACCCGGGCCGCCGTGGAGGAGGGCATCGTTCTCGGCGGAGGCTGCGCTTTGTTGCGATGCATCCCGGCACTGGAAGCCCTGAAAACCGCCAACAGTGACCAGAAGATCG GCGTGGACATCATCAGGCGGGCGCTCCGTATTCCTGCCATGACCATCGCTAAGAACGCTGGTGTGGAGGGCTCCCTGGTGGTGGAGAAGATCCTGCAGGGAGCGCCAGAGATGGGCTATGATGCCATGCAGGGAGAGTACGTCAACATGGTGGAGAAGGGCATCATCGACCCCACAAAG